One Aegilops tauschii subsp. strangulata cultivar AL8/78 chromosome 7, Aet v6.0, whole genome shotgun sequence genomic window carries:
- the LOC120969047 gene encoding putative cyclin-dependent kinase F-2, translating to MAISMLSATPPRGQAGTLWYMAPERLLGKPDYDELVDAWSLGCVMAELLAGEPLFRGHSATDQLLRIFRVLGGTCMASTPLAAAGQKLLTRRGGSRLRELFPEERLSRDGSEVLEGLLTWDPGERRSNAHGLLAPPTSRLQPHRMRARPPFYLITWECISGYFAV from the exons ATGGCCATTTCCATGTTGAGCGCGACGCCGCCGCGCGGCCAGGCCGGCACGCTCTGGTACATGGCTCCCGAGAGACTCCTGGGGAAGCCGGACTACGACGAGCTCGTGGACGCCTGGTCGCTCGGCTGCGTCATGGCGGAGCTGCTCGCCGGCGAGCCATTGTTCCGTGGCCACAGCGCGACCGACCAGCTCCTGAGAATCTTCCGCGTGCTCGGCGGCACGTGTATGGCATCcacgccgctcgccgccgcggGGCAGAAGCTGCTGACCCGCCGAGGCGGCAGCCGGCTTCGTGAGCTGTTCCCCGAGGAGCGCCTGTCGCGCGACGGGTCCGAGGTTTTAGAGGGGCTCCTCACGTGGGACCCCGGCGAGC GGCGCTCCAATGCCCATGGTTTGCTGGCACCGCCGACGTCCCGGCTTCAGCCGCACAGGATGCGTGCTCGACCACCATTCTACCTCATCACTTGGGAGTGCATTTCC GGATATTTTGCTGTGTGA